One stretch of Armigeres subalbatus isolate Guangzhou_Male chromosome 2, GZ_Asu_2, whole genome shotgun sequence DNA includes these proteins:
- the LOC134210639 gene encoding uncharacterized protein LOC134210639 isoform X1, whose amino-acid sequence MSYKKTKAILEETSQRLEKLHVPYENEFRMQIQHLHLKEKDILRQFILEHEWNLGSSKVVSMSKEAGIVSVTEYVLRLRSKLTIQQVMNDLLEVEHGLLAEVVSNSYLDTSCSTNLREILRDSFNSVLDDLCIDPSVIPCNYLELLNPHLPDSEMVRVRTQHVHLLLAKEKLHALTEAVGLQVPWRLECDERRRTTFGRIMREAVRNRADALEILFTSAKMKTVSWKYFLAILHLVSIAIECDKVEIVRVKGIMKEMFAQVAEKEDFELFLILMVSAREICASNENVLGSYSAWYKTTIGEMSYIITKEQFVQMVQLMTRMIDLEKDPGVLKVHINISVSTPLRCMELIVTYKQICRAQLAKLVNEQNRDNVSMDCETSIVIDDD is encoded by the exons atGTCATACAAGAAAACTAAGGCTATATTAGAG GAAACCAGCcagcgactcgaaaaattgcATGTACCATACGAAAATGAGTTTCGAATGCAAATTCAGCATCTTCATCTGAAAGAGAAG GATATTCTTCGTCAATTTATTTTAGAACACGAGTGGAACTTGGGGAGCTCAAAAGTAGTATCCATGTCCAAGGAAGCTGGCATTGTATCTGTCACTGAATATGTGCTACG GCTACGTTCAAAACTAACTATTCAACAGGTGATGAATGATCTCTTGGAGGTAGAACACGGTCTACTGGCGGAAGTTGTTAGCAATTCCTACTTAG ACACTTCCTGTTCAACCAATCTTCGTGAAATCCTGCGCGATAGCTTCAACTCCGTATTGGACGACCTTTGCATCGATCCAAGTGTAATTCCCTGTAACTATTTGGAACTTCTTAATCCTCACCTACCAGATTCGGAGATGGTCCGCGTGCGGACCCAACACGTTCATTTGCTGCTCGCGAAGGAAAAGCTTCACGCACTGACTGAAGCTGTAGGTCTGCAGGTGCCATGGAGATTGGAGTGTGACGAACGTCGCCGCACAACATTTGGGCGAATTATGCGAGAAGCAGTGCGAAATCGGGCGGATGCCCTCGAAATACTCTTTACCTCGGCAAAGATGAAAACAGTATCGTGGAAATATTTCCTCGCAATACTCCACCTGGTGTCGATTGCCATCGAGTGCGACAAGGTGGAGATAGTTCGCGTGAAAGGAATTATGAAAGAGATGTTTGCACAGGTGGCAGAAAAAGAAGACTTCGAGCTATTTCTTATCTTGATGGTAAGTGCCAGGGAAATCTGCGCGTCCAATGAAAACGTGTTAGGTTCATATTCTGCTTGGTATAAGACTACAATCGGAGAGATGAGTTACATAATTACAAAAGAACAGTTTGTGCAGATGGTACAACTAATGACCAGAATGATCGATTTGGAGAAGGATCCTGGAGTATTAAAAGTACATATAAACATTTCTGTGTCTACTCCTTTAAGGTGCATGGAGCTGATAGTGACTTATAAGCAGATATGCCGGGCTCAACTGGCAAAGCTAGTCAATGAACAAAATCGTGATAATGTAAGCATGGATTGTGAAACGTCTATTGTCATCGATGACGATTAA
- the LOC134210639 gene encoding uncharacterized protein LOC134210639 isoform X2, which produces MQIQHLHLKEKDILRQFILEHEWNLGSSKVVSMSKEAGIVSVTEYVLRLRSKLTIQQVMNDLLEVEHGLLAEVVSNSYLDTSCSTNLREILRDSFNSVLDDLCIDPSVIPCNYLELLNPHLPDSEMVRVRTQHVHLLLAKEKLHALTEAVGLQVPWRLECDERRRTTFGRIMREAVRNRADALEILFTSAKMKTVSWKYFLAILHLVSIAIECDKVEIVRVKGIMKEMFAQVAEKEDFELFLILMVSAREICASNENVLGSYSAWYKTTIGEMSYIITKEQFVQMVQLMTRMIDLEKDPGVLKVHINISVSTPLRCMELIVTYKQICRAQLAKLVNEQNRDNVSMDCETSIVIDDD; this is translated from the exons ATGCAAATTCAGCATCTTCATCTGAAAGAGAAG GATATTCTTCGTCAATTTATTTTAGAACACGAGTGGAACTTGGGGAGCTCAAAAGTAGTATCCATGTCCAAGGAAGCTGGCATTGTATCTGTCACTGAATATGTGCTACG GCTACGTTCAAAACTAACTATTCAACAGGTGATGAATGATCTCTTGGAGGTAGAACACGGTCTACTGGCGGAAGTTGTTAGCAATTCCTACTTAG ACACTTCCTGTTCAACCAATCTTCGTGAAATCCTGCGCGATAGCTTCAACTCCGTATTGGACGACCTTTGCATCGATCCAAGTGTAATTCCCTGTAACTATTTGGAACTTCTTAATCCTCACCTACCAGATTCGGAGATGGTCCGCGTGCGGACCCAACACGTTCATTTGCTGCTCGCGAAGGAAAAGCTTCACGCACTGACTGAAGCTGTAGGTCTGCAGGTGCCATGGAGATTGGAGTGTGACGAACGTCGCCGCACAACATTTGGGCGAATTATGCGAGAAGCAGTGCGAAATCGGGCGGATGCCCTCGAAATACTCTTTACCTCGGCAAAGATGAAAACAGTATCGTGGAAATATTTCCTCGCAATACTCCACCTGGTGTCGATTGCCATCGAGTGCGACAAGGTGGAGATAGTTCGCGTGAAAGGAATTATGAAAGAGATGTTTGCACAGGTGGCAGAAAAAGAAGACTTCGAGCTATTTCTTATCTTGATGGTAAGTGCCAGGGAAATCTGCGCGTCCAATGAAAACGTGTTAGGTTCATATTCTGCTTGGTATAAGACTACAATCGGAGAGATGAGTTACATAATTACAAAAGAACAGTTTGTGCAGATGGTACAACTAATGACCAGAATGATCGATTTGGAGAAGGATCCTGGAGTATTAAAAGTACATATAAACATTTCTGTGTCTACTCCTTTAAGGTGCATGGAGCTGATAGTGACTTATAAGCAGATATGCCGGGCTCAACTGGCAAAGCTAGTCAATGAACAAAATCGTGATAATGTAAGCATGGATTGTGAAACGTCTATTGTCATCGATGACGATTAA
- the LOC134210638 gene encoding proline-rich protein PRCC, with amino-acid sequence MSLVAYDYSSDEESDHDELDEQPVAPVAVLSIETSNVPESNIKVTPPQQSTPTSDDTIDDEEESVVHLPLPAPKKITINNLNVEEEDDEFLHKKAIPEVKPTLPPPPPSLASARSNIKNGKVQITIPSLKDFKEDNDNKPKTKPTVSAQLPERATGLLGMLPKPKSEIGFSTSSSAKNGPAPAGVKPIVNRLIPDSVANRPRNVHPDSKLPKKPFPKNQNTLPKSSAKDDESSDDDEEKIDFFSLNMDEKLPEISSNEINAMVAKRAARMAAAVEKFDKPSVPEQEPGPSGFHQVHSPSLPNPNDLANEQALSSLIGGNKAKRARLDEVNIIDINSEDIVPSKEDFMRRKLQEETGYVPTGHLTGDWTCTSKRKSHITYLASKAQANAQELEAMWSANRQSRRQTQSKYGF; translated from the coding sequence ATGTCTCTAGTTGCGTATGATTATAGTAGTGATGAAGAATCAGATCATGATGAATTAGACGAACAGCCAGTGGCACCAGTTGCAGTTCTATCAATCGAAACTAGTAATGTTCCGGAATCCAACATTAAAGTAACGCCTCCTCAACAGTCTACTCCCACTTCGGACGACACAATAGATGATGAAGAGGAATCCGTTGTTCATTTACCCTTACCAGCACCGAAAAAGATAACAATCAACAATCTGAATGTAGAGGAAGAAGACGATGAATTCCTACACAAGAAAGCAATTCCGGAAGTGAAACCCACATTACCGCCACCGCCACCATCCCTGGCCAGCGCACGATCGAACATAAAAAATGGAAAGGTTCAAATCACTATCCCATCTCTTAAAGATTTCAAGGAAGACAATGATAATAAACCTAAAACCAAGCCCACAGTTAGTGCCCAGCTTCCAGAGAGAGCAACTGGACTGCTCGGCATGCTCCCGAAACCAAAATCGGAGATCGGTTTCAGTACTTCCTCATCTGCTAAAAATGGTCCTGCTCCAGCTGGCGTGAAGCCAATTGTAAACCGACTGATACCAGACTCGGTTGCAAATCGACCACGAAACGTTCATCCGGATTCGAAACTTCCCAAGAAGCCTTTCCCGAAAAATCAAAATACTCTGCCTAAATCGTCCGCAAAAGATGACGAATCCAGCGACGACGATgaggaaaaaatcgatttcttcTCCCTCAACATGGATGAGAAACTACCGGAAATAAGCTCCAACGAAATCAATGCAATGGTGGCCAAACGGGCCGCCAGGATGGCCGCAGCCGTTGAAAAGTTCGATAAACCATCAGTTCCGGAACAAGAGCCCGGCCCCAGCGGCTTTCACCAGGTGCATTCGCCTTCACTCCCGAACCCGAACGACCTGGCCAATGAGCAGGCACTGTCGTCGCTGATCGGTGGCAACAAAGCCAAGCGCGCCCGCCTGGACGAGGTCAACATCATCGACATCAACTCCGAGGACATTGTGCCCTCGAAGGAGGACTTTATGCGTCGCAAGCTGCAGGAGGAAACTGGGTATGTTCCCACCGGGCACCTCACCGGCGATTGGACGTGCACCAGCAAGCGAAAATCGCACATCACATATCTGGCGTCGAAGGCGCAGGCCAACGCACAGGAATTGGAAGCCATGTGGTCGGCCAACCGGCAGTCGCGGCGGCAAACGCAAAGCAAGTACGGGTTTTGA
- the LOC134210639 gene encoding uncharacterized protein LOC134210639 isoform X3, with translation MSKEAGIVSVTEYVLRLRSKLTIQQVMNDLLEVEHGLLAEVVSNSYLDTSCSTNLREILRDSFNSVLDDLCIDPSVIPCNYLELLNPHLPDSEMVRVRTQHVHLLLAKEKLHALTEAVGLQVPWRLECDERRRTTFGRIMREAVRNRADALEILFTSAKMKTVSWKYFLAILHLVSIAIECDKVEIVRVKGIMKEMFAQVAEKEDFELFLILMVSAREICASNENVLGSYSAWYKTTIGEMSYIITKEQFVQMVQLMTRMIDLEKDPGVLKVHINISVSTPLRCMELIVTYKQICRAQLAKLVNEQNRDNVSMDCETSIVIDDD, from the exons ATGTCCAAGGAAGCTGGCATTGTATCTGTCACTGAATATGTGCTACG GCTACGTTCAAAACTAACTATTCAACAGGTGATGAATGATCTCTTGGAGGTAGAACACGGTCTACTGGCGGAAGTTGTTAGCAATTCCTACTTAG ACACTTCCTGTTCAACCAATCTTCGTGAAATCCTGCGCGATAGCTTCAACTCCGTATTGGACGACCTTTGCATCGATCCAAGTGTAATTCCCTGTAACTATTTGGAACTTCTTAATCCTCACCTACCAGATTCGGAGATGGTCCGCGTGCGGACCCAACACGTTCATTTGCTGCTCGCGAAGGAAAAGCTTCACGCACTGACTGAAGCTGTAGGTCTGCAGGTGCCATGGAGATTGGAGTGTGACGAACGTCGCCGCACAACATTTGGGCGAATTATGCGAGAAGCAGTGCGAAATCGGGCGGATGCCCTCGAAATACTCTTTACCTCGGCAAAGATGAAAACAGTATCGTGGAAATATTTCCTCGCAATACTCCACCTGGTGTCGATTGCCATCGAGTGCGACAAGGTGGAGATAGTTCGCGTGAAAGGAATTATGAAAGAGATGTTTGCACAGGTGGCAGAAAAAGAAGACTTCGAGCTATTTCTTATCTTGATGGTAAGTGCCAGGGAAATCTGCGCGTCCAATGAAAACGTGTTAGGTTCATATTCTGCTTGGTATAAGACTACAATCGGAGAGATGAGTTACATAATTACAAAAGAACAGTTTGTGCAGATGGTACAACTAATGACCAGAATGATCGATTTGGAGAAGGATCCTGGAGTATTAAAAGTACATATAAACATTTCTGTGTCTACTCCTTTAAGGTGCATGGAGCTGATAGTGACTTATAAGCAGATATGCCGGGCTCAACTGGCAAAGCTAGTCAATGAACAAAATCGTGATAATGTAAGCATGGATTGTGAAACGTCTATTGTCATCGATGACGATTAA